The window TTCTATCATTCAAGTCAGAGAATAAAGCTTATTGACGAGGTCAAGACGCTGGACTATAATAGCACTTGTAGTCAGTGATAATGATTATCAATCGCAGATGTTGAATAAAGGAGCTAATACAACTTATGAAACGCTACATGAAAATCCCGACGATCTTGACCGCCGTGCTCTTCGCAGGCCTCTTGGCAGGCTGCGGCGCTGACACAGCGAACGATACGAAAGACGCAGCGTCCGATGCGAAAAAAGAACAGGTTGTAAATGTCTATACCGCGCGCAACTACGAAGCGGATGAAACGATCTACAAAGACTTCACCGCGGAGACCGGCATCAAGGTCAACCTCGTCGAAGGCAAAGCGGAAGAGCTGATTGAGCGCCTGAAGCGCGAAGGGCAAAACACGTCGGCCGACCTGTTTGTCACCGTCGACGGCGGCGTGCTGAACAACGCAAAGGAAGCGGGCGTACTGCAGCCGGTCGCATCGAAAAAAGTGGACGAGCAGGTGCCGGCAGAGCTGCGTGACGCTGACAACCAATGGATCGGCATCGCGACCCGCGCTCGCGTCATCGTCTATTCGAAAGACCGCGTGAAGCCGGAACAGCTGTCCACCTACGAAGATCTGGCCAGCGACAAGTGGAAAGGCAAGCTGCTCGTCCGCTCCTCGACGAGCCTGTACAATCAGTCGCTGGTCGCTTCGCTGCTCGAACTGAACGGCGAACAGAACGTGGAAGCGTGGGCGAAAGGCGTGGTCGGGAACTTTGCCCGCAATCCGGAAGGCGGCGACCGCGACCAAGTGAAGGCGATCGCGGCAGGTGTTGGCGATGTGGCGATCATGAACACCTACTATGTCGGCGCGATGCTGAACTCCAAAGAGCCGGAAGAAGTGAAAGCTGCACAAGGGGTCGGCGTCTTCTTCCCGAACCAGGAAACGACCGGCGCGCACGTGAACATCTCCGGCATGGGCTTGGCGAAACACAGCAAGAACAAGGAAAACGCCGTCAAGCTGATCGAATACATGACCGACGTCAAAGCGCAGACCATGATCACGCAAACCAACTATGAGTTCCCGGTCAACGCGAAAGCGGAACTGCCGGAACTGCTGAAATCGTGGGGCGAGTTCAAAACCCAGAAGATCGATTTCTCCAAACTGGGCGCTCATAACAAGCAGGCGCTCCTGATCATGAACAAAGTGGGCTGGAAGTAATGGCTGCTTGGCGGCGCAACTTCCGGAAATACGCAAACGGCTGGTGGTTGATCAGCCTGGCAGGGGTAGCAGTGATACTGTTACCCATTTTTTCCATTCTGCTGACGATGTTTTCTGCCCCCAGCGAAAACTGGGCGCACATCCGCGATTATCTGCTGGCCGACTATGTGCTGGAGACGTTGACGGTGGTCGGGCTGACCGCGCTGTTCACCACGCTGATCGGCGTGGGCCTGGCCTGGCTGGTCGCAGCGTACGACTTCCCCGGCAAGCGATTCCTCCGCTGGGCGCTCGTGCTGCCCTTGGCGGTGCCGCCCTACATTGCGGCTTATACGTACAGCACGATGCTCAGCTACACCGGTCTCGTGCAGGTGACGCTCCGCGAGTGGGGCGTGGTGGTCAAGCCGGGACTGATCGACCTGTTGTCGATGCGCGGTGCCGTATTTATTTTCACGATGTTTCTCTTTCCGTACGTCTATCTGATCACCCGCTCGTTTCTGGAGCGGCAGAGCGGCACGTATCTGGAAAATGCCCGGCTGCTTGGACGCGGCCCTTGGGCGATCTTCTTCCGCGTCGTGCTGCCGATCGCCCGCCCGGCGGTGATCGGCGGGGTGTCCCTGGTCGTGTTTGAAGTGATCAGCGACTATGGCGTCTCCAGCTATTTCGGCGTCAGCACGTTTTCGACGGCGATCTTCCAGACGTGGTTCGGCCTGTACGATCTCAACTCGGCCGTGCGGCTGGCCGCGTGGCTGATGGCGGGCTTGATCGGATTCTTTCTGATCGAGCGCATGCTGCGCCGGCAGCAGCGCTACAGCACCTCGACCGGCAAGCTCAATCCGCTCGTCCCGAAGCGCCTGCGCGGTGCTGGCGCCGCTTTGGCCACACTGTGCGCAGGGGGCGTATTTGCCGTTTCGTTCGCCATTCCCGTGCTGCAATTGATCCAGTGGGCGGTGCGGAGCTGGCAGGACGTCTGGAGCCCGGAATTTGTGCAGATGGCGCTGAACACCGTCCAAGTCGCAATGCTTGCCAGCGTGGCGGTCATCGTGCTGTCGGTGATCGTCGCCAATGCGGCGCGCATGCAGAAAAACGGGATGACCTACGCCCTCTCCAAGCTGGTCACGGCCGGCTACTCGATTCCTGGCGCCATTCTCGCGATCGGGACCTTGTCGCTGTTCATCTGGCTGGATGAAGTGCTGGCCCCATGCTATGCGGCGCTCGGGATGGAACAGGCGCCGATCGTGCTCAGCCTGTCGCTCGTGATGCTGGTCTTCGCCTATGTGGTGCGCTTTATGGCGACCGGGTATCAGGCGGTGGAGACCGGGTTCGAAAAGTCGGGGCCGAAGTACACGGAAGCGTCGCGGCTGCTCGGGCGGGGACTGACCGCCACCTTCTTCAAAGTCGATCTGCCGCTGGTGAAGGGGGCGGTGCTGAGCGGGGCGGTCTTGACGTTCGTCGAGATCATCAAGGAACTGCCCTTGGTGCTGCTCCTGCGCCCGTTTAATTTTGAGACCCTGGCGACCAAAACCTATCAATATGCCAGCGATGAACGCATCTTCGAAGCAGCGGTGCCGGCGATTTGCATCATTGCCGTAAGTTCGCTTTCGGTCGCTGTCTTTCATCAAATCGGAAAGCGGGTGGAGAAATGAGCATCGTGGAGACGCATAACCTTTCGTTTGCCTACGCCAAACGGCAGGCCAACATCTTGGACGGCGTGTCGATCTCGATCCAAAAAGGGGAGATCGTAGGCATTGCCGGACCGAGCGGCAGCGGGAAAAGCACGCTGCTGCGCCTGATCGCAGGCCTCGAAACACCGCAGGCAGGCACGATCTCCATCCTGGGCCGCATCGTGACCGGAGCGGAAGCGTTCGTGCCGCCGGAACGGCGGGGCGTGGGCATGGTGTTTCAGGACTACGCCCTCTTCCCGCATCTGACGGTGGCGAAAAACGTGGAGTTCGGTCTCTACCGCCTCGGGCGGGAGGAGCGCAAAGCAAGGATGCAAGAGATGCTGGAGCTGGTCGAGCTGACCGGGTTCGAAAAGCGCTATCCGCATGAGCTCAGTGGCGGTCAGCAACAGCGCGTCGCCTTGGCGCGGGCGCTCGCTCCGCAGCCGGTCATCCTGCTGATGGATGAGCCGTTCAGCAACCTCGATGCCGGGCTGAAAGCGGCCATTCGCAGCGACCTGCGCGAGATCTTGAAAAAATCGGAGATGACCTGCTTGTTCGTCACGCATGACCAGCAGGACGTGGACGCCATCTGCGACCGCACGATCGAACTCTAGACGGCTGGCAGCCTCTCGTCGTCCCGCCATCAGCTTCTCTTGGCTCACATTATAGACGGTCGCTCGGCTGCTGAGAATAGAACGGGAATGGGACAGCAAGATTCCGACAGCGTGCGGGCGGACAACTGGCAGTCCCGGTTGTTGCATGCTAGACTGGGAATACTTGAGAGGAGTGCTTGCGGATGAAGACCGAACTGTTTCAGTGCTTTGACGAACAGATGAACCCGACGGAGATCCTGCCGCGTCATGTGGTGCATCGCGAAGGGCACTGGCACCAGTCGATCCACTGCTGGGTCGGCGGGCGGGACGAGCAAGACGGGATCCCTTATCTTCTGGTGCAGAAAAGGCACCCTGACAAAGACACCTATCCGAACTATTACGACATTTCGGCGGCCGGTCACTTGCTGGCCGGGGAGACGGTGGAGGACGGGCTGCGCGAAGTCAAGGAAGAGCTTGGCATCGACGTCGATCCGGCCAAGCTGACCTTCCTCGGCATGATCCAAGAAGGCGCGGTGATCCCGCCCGATCTGCTCGATAATGAATTTTGCTTCGTGTACTACTATGAGGCAAGCATGCCGTTTGCCGCGTTCTCCTTGCAGGAAGAGGAAGTCACCGGGCTGTACCGGATCGATTTGCAGGCGTTCCTCACCATGCTGGAGACGCGCGCCGGAAGCGCGCAAGCCACCGGGATCGAGCTTGCGGAACAAGGGAGCTGGGAGGCGGCGGAACGCACGATCACATTTGCCGACATGGTGCCGTTTTCGGAAGCGTACTACAAGTTTTTGATCCCGCATTTGCAAAAGTTCGGTCAAAGGACCTAGTTCTTTCTATCTATTGAGATGCCATCTCCAACTTTGGACGTGGCATTTTAAGTTTTCTTACAGAATCGCGAAATAAAATCACCGATAAACTTCCAATTAATGCGATTATCCTAAATTTATGACATAATTAGTGTATGTTTGTCGAGAGAAATGTAGTACGATAGAGTTATTAAACAAGACCTTGATTCAGAAGGGGGATGTCGAATGAGTATTGATTTGCGTCAACAGGCAGAGACAAAGCTCATCGATCTGAGCAAAAAGGCTACGATCTCACTCTCCAAAAACGGATTGGGCGGTCAACGGGCCCGTGTAGCACTTTGTTTGGATATTTCCGCTTCCATGAATGGCTTGTACCGCTCTGGCATCGTTCAAGAAGTAACGGAGAAGTTGTTGGCGCTTGCCATGAACTTCGATGATAACGGTGCAGCCGATGTGTTTTTGTTTGGTGCTCGGCATCATGAAATTGGTGAAATTGAGCAATCGAACTTCTATCAGTTTGTGGACCGGGAGATCACATCCCGCTTTCCCTTAGAAAACAGCACCAACTATGCAGGAGTCATCCGCAAGATCGCCGATCACTACTTCCCGGGCGCGCTGACTACCGTTGTGGAGAAAAAGGGCTTTCTGGGCATGGGTACGAAGAAAGCGCTTGCGGTGGATGTATCGAAGTATCGCGAAGCAGAGCCGGTGTATGTATTGTTTATCACCGACGGGGATAACTATGACAAGGCCGAAGCTACAGAAATTCTGACTGAAGTAGCGAAGTTGGGGATTTTTTGGCAGTTCGTCGGCGTAGGTGAAAGTTATTTTCACTATTTGGAGCAATTAGACAACCTGGCAGGTCGCTTTGTTGACAATGCCAATTTCTTCAAGGTCTCATCTTTAGCTCAGCTTAGCGATGACCAGCTGTACGACCGCTTATTACATGAGTTTCCCGACTGGTTGCGAGAAGCCAAAGCGAAACGTCTGATCAAGGGTTAAACGTTACGGATGGAAAGGAGGTGACCAAAGATGGCGATCTCTCTGGTAAAGGGTCAGAAGATAGACCTGACGAAATCGAATGCAGGTCTGACGAATTTGATCATTGGTCTGGGCTGGGACCCGGTTCAACCGAAAAAAGGACTTTTCGGCTTTATGAAGCCGGATGTGAATATCGACTGCGATGCGTCTGCGCTGTTGCTCGACGTCAACGGAAGGTTGACCAAGGAAGAGAATCTGGTGTGCTTCTATAACCTGGCGAGCGGATGCCGTTCTGTCGTGCACTCCGGTGACAACCTGACCGGCGAAGGGGATGGCGATGACGAGCAGATCTTTGTCGATCTGAATCGAGTGCCGGCCGATGTGCACAAGATCTTGATGGTGGTAAACATCTACGAATGTGAAAGCAGGAAGCAAGATTTTGGCTTGATCGAACGCGCTTTCATCCGTGTGGTCAACCGAGCCAACAACCAGGAACTGGTACGCTTCAATCTCTCGGACGACTATTCGGGGAAAACTGCGCTGATCGTGGCGGAAATTTACCGTCACAACGGGGAATGGAAGTTTAACGCGATTGGTGAAGGCGCATATGCCGCCCATATCAATCTGTTGGCAAGAAAGTACGTCTAACCGCACTCAACTCGATAAGAAATGGGGAACTAGACAATGGCAATTTCTCTTGCAAAAGGTCAAAAAGTCGACTTGACGAAATCGAATCCCGGTCTGACCAAGGTCGTCGTTGGCCTCGGATGGGATACGAACAAATATGACGGCGGCAATGATTTTGACCTCGATGCTTCCGTTTTCTGTGTGAATGCAGCAGGTAAAGTGAATTCTGAGAAAGACTTCATTTTCTACAACAATGCGAAAAATGAAAACGGGTCTGTGGTACATACGGGCGACAACCGCACCGGCGAAGGTGACGGCGATGACGAGCAAGTTGTTATTGAGCTGAGCTCCGTACCGGCAAACGTGGAAAAGCTTGCGTTTTGCATCACCATTCACGAAGCGGCTGCTCGTGGTCAGAATTTTGGACAAGTGTCGAACGCGTTTGCCCGCATCCTGAACGCAGAGAGCAACGAAGAGCTGATTCGCTACGACCTGGGGGAAGATTTCTCGGTGGAGACGGCTGTCGTGGTCGGTGAATTGTACCGCCACAACGGGGAGTGGAAGTTTAACGCGATCGGCAGCGGTTATAAAGACGGACTGGCCGGCTTGTGCCGTGATTACGGTCTGGATATTGGATAAATGGGCATCTTAAACGTCAGATTCGTTTGAATTACGGAGAGCGAGGGATATCCATGACGATTAGCCTTGCCAAAGGGCAGAGAATTGATCTTACCAAGACCAATCCGGGCTTGAGAAAAGCGATCATCGGGTTGGGCTGGGACACAAACAAGTACACCGGCGGCCATGATTTCGATTTGGACGCTTCCGCCTTTTTGCTGCATGAAGACGGCAAGGCGAAAGGCATTCAGGATTTCATCTTTTACAACAATCTGATCGGCGGGAACGGTTCGGTGGAACATACCGGTGATAACCGGACCGGAGAAGGCGACGGGGATGATGAGCAGATCAAAGTAGATCTGAGTCTCGTTCCGTCCAACATTCATCGCATTGGCATTACCGTCACCGTACATGATGCAAATGCACGCGGGCAGAATTTTGGTCAGGTCTCGAATGCGTTTGTGCGCATCGTGGACGAGGAAACGAACCAGGAAGTACTGCGTTACGATCTGGGGGAAGAGTTCTCGGTCGAGACGGCGGTTGTCATTTGCGAACTGTATCGTCACGGAGGCGAGTGGAAATTCCAGGCGATCGGCAGTGGATTCTCCGGAGGGCTGCAAGCACTCTGCAGAAACTACGGTTTGGACGCCGAATGACGATCATCGCGGGGATGGCCGGTGTTTCGGCCACCCCTGCATTACGATTGGAAGGGTGATTGGCTATGGCGATTACAGTCGTGAAAGGCCAGCGCGCCGATTTGACCAAGCTGGTACCAGGGTTGTCGCAGATCACCGTTGGGATCGGATGGCACGGCCCTGCAGAATTTGAATTTGATACGTCCGCATTTCTGTTAGGAAGCAATGGGAAAGTTTCGAAAGATGAAGACCTGATTTTTTACAACAATCCGTCTACCGCCTTTATCACTTACCAAGATCGGCAAATCCAAGGAGATCAGCGACAGTTCAGCATGAACCTGAGCCTGATCCCGTCAACTATAGAAAAGATCGCATTTTCCCTGACCATTTACGAGGGGGAGAAGCGCGGTCAAAACTTTCACTCGGTGCGCAGCCTCTACATCCGCGTTGCAAACGAACGGACAGGGGAAGAGCTGTTGAGGTTCCATCTCGAGAATACATCCTTTACTTCGGAGACGGCTGTCGTCATTGGCGAATTGTATCGGCATCAGGGTGACTGGAAGTTTAATGCGATCGGTTCCGGCTTCGCGGATGGACTGCAAGCGTTATGCAGCAATTTTGGCATCGAAGTGCAAGAGCAGCCGAAACAAACCCTTCCGCCTGAACCGAAGCCTAAGCCAATACCGCCTGAACCCAAGCCAGTACCGCCTGAGCCCAAACCTGTTCCGACGATCAATCTAAACAAGATCGTGCTGGAGAAACGCGGCGACAAGATCAATCTGCAAAAGAAGTCCGGGCAACTGGGCGAGATTCTCGTCAATCTCAATTGGAACCAAAAACAGAGCAGCGGTGGATTCTTCCGCAGAAGCTCGGGGATCGACTTGGATCTGGCCTGTTTATACGAATTGAAAGACGGAAGTAAAGGTCTGATTCAGGCACTGGGCAACAGCTTTGGCTCGCTCAACCGATTGCCCTTTATCTCCTTAGACGGAGATGATCGCACGGGGGCGGTCAAATCAGGAGAAAATCTGCGGATTAACGGCAACAAGATCAAGGAGTTTAAACGGTTGCTCGTCTTTACGTTTATCTACGAAGGCGTTACCAGTTGGTCAGAAGCGGACGGCGTGGTGACGATCAAGCAAGAGGGCGGCCCGGATATTATCGTGAATCTGGATGAACACAACAACAGAAAAGCGATGTGTGCAATCGCGATGATTCAAAACGTCAACGATGAGACGCTGAGCATCGAACGTCTCGTGCAGTATTATGCGGGGCACGTTGAGCTTGATCGTGCTTATGGCTGGGGCATGCGCTGGAAGGCGGGCAGCAAGTAAAGAAAAGTATTGGAGGAGTTAGGCAATGGATTGGCTTTATAACTTTATACAAAGCGCTGTTGAGAATTACGGGCAGTTCTTTTCGTGGGATGCGATCACCAGCACGCTTTCCGATCCTGTCAGCTGGGGGATCATCGCGAGTTTGATCCTGCTCGAAGGTTTGCTCTCCGCAGACAACGCGCTCGTTCTGGCCGTAATGGTCAAACACCTGCCGGAAAAGCAACGGAAAAAAGCGTTGTTTTACGGGATTTTGGGCGCGTATGTCTTTCGTTTCCTCGCCATCGGACTTGGCACCTATCTCGTGTCGTTTACTGCCGTCAAAGTCGCGGGGGCATTGTATCTCTTCTATATCGCTTATAAAGGACTC of the Tumebacillus sp. BK434 genome contains:
- a CDS encoding TerD family protein — translated: MAISLVKGQKIDLTKSNAGLTNLIIGLGWDPVQPKKGLFGFMKPDVNIDCDASALLLDVNGRLTKEENLVCFYNLASGCRSVVHSGDNLTGEGDGDDEQIFVDLNRVPADVHKILMVVNIYECESRKQDFGLIERAFIRVVNRANNQELVRFNLSDDYSGKTALIVAEIYRHNGEWKFNAIGEGAYAAHINLLARKYV
- a CDS encoding TerD family protein, with the translated sequence MAITVVKGQRADLTKLVPGLSQITVGIGWHGPAEFEFDTSAFLLGSNGKVSKDEDLIFYNNPSTAFITYQDRQIQGDQRQFSMNLSLIPSTIEKIAFSLTIYEGEKRGQNFHSVRSLYIRVANERTGEELLRFHLENTSFTSETAVVIGELYRHQGDWKFNAIGSGFADGLQALCSNFGIEVQEQPKQTLPPEPKPKPIPPEPKPVPPEPKPVPTINLNKIVLEKRGDKINLQKKSGQLGEILVNLNWNQKQSSGGFFRRSSGIDLDLACLYELKDGSKGLIQALGNSFGSLNRLPFISLDGDDRTGAVKSGENLRINGNKIKEFKRLLVFTFIYEGVTSWSEADGVVTIKQEGGPDIIVNLDEHNNRKAMCAIAMIQNVNDETLSIERLVQYYAGHVELDRAYGWGMRWKAGSK
- a CDS encoding TerD family protein, with translation MAISLAKGQKVDLTKSNPGLTKVVVGLGWDTNKYDGGNDFDLDASVFCVNAAGKVNSEKDFIFYNNAKNENGSVVHTGDNRTGEGDGDDEQVVIELSSVPANVEKLAFCITIHEAAARGQNFGQVSNAFARILNAESNEELIRYDLGEDFSVETAVVVGELYRHNGEWKFNAIGSGYKDGLAGLCRDYGLDIG
- a CDS encoding VWA domain-containing protein, with translation MSIDLRQQAETKLIDLSKKATISLSKNGLGGQRARVALCLDISASMNGLYRSGIVQEVTEKLLALAMNFDDNGAADVFLFGARHHEIGEIEQSNFYQFVDREITSRFPLENSTNYAGVIRKIADHYFPGALTTVVEKKGFLGMGTKKALAVDVSKYREAEPVYVLFITDGDNYDKAEATEILTEVAKLGIFWQFVGVGESYFHYLEQLDNLAGRFVDNANFFKVSSLAQLSDDQLYDRLLHEFPDWLREAKAKRLIKG
- a CDS encoding NUDIX domain-containing protein, with product MKTELFQCFDEQMNPTEILPRHVVHREGHWHQSIHCWVGGRDEQDGIPYLLVQKRHPDKDTYPNYYDISAAGHLLAGETVEDGLREVKEELGIDVDPAKLTFLGMIQEGAVIPPDLLDNEFCFVYYYEASMPFAAFSLQEEEVTGLYRIDLQAFLTMLETRAGSAQATGIELAEQGSWEAAERTITFADMVPFSEAYYKFLIPHLQKFGQRT
- a CDS encoding TerD family protein — its product is MTISLAKGQRIDLTKTNPGLRKAIIGLGWDTNKYTGGHDFDLDASAFLLHEDGKAKGIQDFIFYNNLIGGNGSVEHTGDNRTGEGDGDDEQIKVDLSLVPSNIHRIGITVTVHDANARGQNFGQVSNAFVRIVDEETNQEVLRYDLGEEFSVETAVVICELYRHGGEWKFQAIGSGFSGGLQALCRNYGLDAE
- a CDS encoding Fe(3+) ABC transporter substrate-binding protein, which produces MKRYMKIPTILTAVLFAGLLAGCGADTANDTKDAASDAKKEQVVNVYTARNYEADETIYKDFTAETGIKVNLVEGKAEELIERLKREGQNTSADLFVTVDGGVLNNAKEAGVLQPVASKKVDEQVPAELRDADNQWIGIATRARVIVYSKDRVKPEQLSTYEDLASDKWKGKLLVRSSTSLYNQSLVASLLELNGEQNVEAWAKGVVGNFARNPEGGDRDQVKAIAAGVGDVAIMNTYYVGAMLNSKEPEEVKAAQGVGVFFPNQETTGAHVNISGMGLAKHSKNKENAVKLIEYMTDVKAQTMITQTNYEFPVNAKAELPELLKSWGEFKTQKIDFSKLGAHNKQALLIMNKVGWK
- a CDS encoding ABC transporter ATP-binding protein produces the protein MSIVETHNLSFAYAKRQANILDGVSISIQKGEIVGIAGPSGSGKSTLLRLIAGLETPQAGTISILGRIVTGAEAFVPPERRGVGMVFQDYALFPHLTVAKNVEFGLYRLGREERKARMQEMLELVELTGFEKRYPHELSGGQQQRVALARALAPQPVILLMDEPFSNLDAGLKAAIRSDLREILKKSEMTCLFVTHDQQDVDAICDRTIEL
- a CDS encoding iron ABC transporter permease; translated protein: MAAWRRNFRKYANGWWLISLAGVAVILLPIFSILLTMFSAPSENWAHIRDYLLADYVLETLTVVGLTALFTTLIGVGLAWLVAAYDFPGKRFLRWALVLPLAVPPYIAAYTYSTMLSYTGLVQVTLREWGVVVKPGLIDLLSMRGAVFIFTMFLFPYVYLITRSFLERQSGTYLENARLLGRGPWAIFFRVVLPIARPAVIGGVSLVVFEVISDYGVSSYFGVSTFSTAIFQTWFGLYDLNSAVRLAAWLMAGLIGFFLIERMLRRQQRYSTSTGKLNPLVPKRLRGAGAALATLCAGGVFAVSFAIPVLQLIQWAVRSWQDVWSPEFVQMALNTVQVAMLASVAVIVLSVIVANAARMQKNGMTYALSKLVTAGYSIPGAILAIGTLSLFIWLDEVLAPCYAALGMEQAPIVLSLSLVMLVFAYVVRFMATGYQAVETGFEKSGPKYTEASRLLGRGLTATFFKVDLPLVKGAVLSGAVLTFVEIIKELPLVLLLRPFNFETLATKTYQYASDERIFEAAVPAICIIAVSSLSVAVFHQIGKRVEK